A region of the Candidatus Poribacteria bacterium genome:
TCTTACCGTTTCTCCGGGCTTATCCCAACGTCTATGTCGGGTCCCCAGAGACCTGCAAACGCTTCCTCTCCGCACTGCTTTGGATAACCAAAGAAGGTGCTTCTTGGCGGGCACTGCCGAAAGTCTACGGATATTGGAACACGATCTATCGCCGATTCGGGAGATGGTGCGATGCGGGTGTCTTTGAATCACTGCATGAACATTTTCACGAGGCAGGTGAACTCTCAGCGATCCTCGTGGATTCTACGATAGTTCGGGCCCACTCTTGTGCCGCGGGAGCCCCGAAAAAAAGGCGGTCAAGCCGCAGCGCGTCTCGGACGAAGCCGGGGTGGCTTTACCACGAAACTGAATCTATCTCTGAGTGAGACGTGGGTCCCGCTGCGATTGATTCTGACCCCCGGCAATCGCAACGA
Encoded here:
- a CDS encoding transposase; translated protein: METPKLATPNTDTSQELPHVISDTAWQSILPFLRAYPNVYVGSPETCKRFLSALLWITKEGASWRALPKVYGYWNTIYRRFGRWCDAGVFESLHEHFHEAGELSAILVDSTIVRAHSCAAGAPKKRRSSRSASRTKPGWLYHETESISE